The Amaranthus tricolor cultivar Red isolate AtriRed21 chromosome 2, ASM2621246v1, whole genome shotgun sequence genome contains the following window.
GTGTCGATTCGAAGTGAAACTAATGACTGTAATGTAATCATGTCTATATGCACTAGGGTTTGAGATTCATTTGTCTGAACACTTTCTTTTTTATCGAGGTTAAGCTAGAGAATCTAAGGGGAAATGGAAATAAATCATTCATGTAGTAATTAAAATCGAACCCATGTCACATGGATGAAAGCAATGGCGGATCCAGGGTTCATAGTCCCATGGGGCAACAACAACTGGACGAAATTTTGACAGAATTTCGTTTGTAAAGTGAacatctaaaatattttttatttctccaATATGACATTTAAAAGCGCTAtaatcccaaagaaaaactaaaaaatatcaTGCAATTCTTGAATCTTGAATACTAGCTTGATGAACCCCAGTACCAAAACCATTGTAGCtttatgtttgttatgcatttGTTGGTTAACTAATGTGTTCCTTCagttctaaaattttaaatgtttaataaaattaactcaactaatttatttaataatttcgaTTAGATCtgataatgaacaataaaaattatttatattgttgGGAATAAAATAATGCATATCTCAAAATAAGAATTgataaattgatgaagaatccTAATATTAAGAggggtgaaaactgaaaatgaatgggttgataaaatttataaacttatGGATGCTGTTGATGGATATATTCCAATTCCTTCTAGACAACAAATGAGTTCTTCATCAATTCTTCAAGTGCCAATAATGGGTTCTTCATCAATTCTTCAAAAGGTAATAATGCAAAACCAGCTAAGGATGAAAAGTTTGGGAGTAAGATTAATGACAGAGCCAGCCTTAACCTCAGGAAGCAAAGACcgaaagaaaataagaaatccAACTGCTTAATTATTCTCTGCTAGTTTCCATATTTCTTGCCAGTAATCACCGTAAGATGCTAATCCAAAATCAAAAACCCCCATCAACAAtagtaaagaaaaacaaaaaccatattgaaaaatccaaaatcagtaaaacccaccaaaataaataaataaaaaaccaattaattcattcaaacaatcaataaaaccatcaaatcaaaaaagatatggaaattcaaaaataaaaccctttaaattagTTTCACTTTCTTTCTCTTCATCTTGAGACTACCTTTTAAATAGATGATGGAGTGGGATTATTTAAGATTTAGATTAAGATTGAAAATTAgaacataaagattaatattaaatatacctttaaaaatcaaaattctgaTTTAAGGGGACAACAAAAAGCCAGACAGGGGTGGGTCACTGCTGGCGGCAGGCGGCAGCGTCTGGCTGGGAAacaaattttagggtttttgctTGGGTTTTATCTTTTAGGGGAGGGAAGGGAGAATAACACTTACCAAGAGAATCTGAAATGAGCGTGTTTCTTTCCTATTCCCctaatttttgattttcttttgttttaatttaccCTGGGGCATGTGTCAGGGGCGGCCCAAGCATAGATCCGCCTCTGGGTGAAAGGGAAAGACTTCAATCCCTAGGCAACTCATGAGTTTCATTTGTCGAACACTTGGTTTGGCATAAAAtacgattttttaaaaatattgtattatttttgtATCAATTGTGCTCTTACTGAGTTTGAGTCCTAGATTTGCTCTTGTCAAAGTAACATATTCATGTAAAacaatcatttattattatcatcatcatcatacccagggAAGGAAGACAACAATCCATACTCATAAAGGAggatgcggtcaaagagtctccGACTCAAAATTTGATCCTCCAGAGAAGTTCTTTCTACATTTACTTGCCGGCCGGCatcatataaaacaaatcacTAATGTAAGTTACAAACTCAATAAAATTGTTTTTCCTCTATGCGTCCATTCGTTCACCAAAGCACTCAAAAATATTCACATCTAAGGTTCAAATTCGTTCATTATAACATAATGCAAAAACAAGGTCATTTCGTATCGTATCGGCCGCGTCGTAAAGGTTTCTAAATTTAACCGCAACTCAGATTGTTTTAAGCGACATTTCATAGTTTAGACTGAAATTTGGCAACATGATAACCACATCACCCCCATTACAGTATTTCCCTGTTTGTTTACCGCAACTGTGACCGTTgccgtatttttgcactatgcattATAAGGTGATTCGTAATAGCCCTAACAGTGAACTTTGACAAGTTGGATAGATTTTGGATGGCCATAATCCATTGCACATTTTTGGGGTAGGGATgtgtaattataatttatagaaTAGTAAGAATTTGCTTAAATTATGCTTGGATAGCCCTACATCCTGCAATttcttcattttgattttgcacCATAAATTTTAATAGTAGGTACCTTTCATTGGACAACATCATCGTAATGGAGGTCTCCATGGTTGCTTGTACAtgctcattttctttttgtctgaatgtgaaaaaaaaatttactcattaaaaaaaaatcttattttggaACATTATAGAAGATGAGCATTTGCAGAAAAGATGTGGTGATGATCCTGAAAATGAATCATGTTCTTTCCAGAAGATTGTCAAAGTGGATGAAGACGGTGACCTCATTGTGGCTCGACGAACAAGTAAGTTTGAAATTTTCTTTTGGATATTTGTAATTTTCCTTCTTCAACGGCTATCCTCAAACACACAATTATCTTAGTTTAATTGGCGTGAAGCACCCTAAGGCAGCAAGGCCGTTTCCCCGCTTTGGGCGCCAGAATTCGCTTTGAGGCACtccaaaaattagaaaaatagaacTCCCAAAAAAATATGAAGAAGAGACGAGGAATAAATAAGAAAAGATAAAACAAAACTCGGTGAGTGCCCGCATTAAATGTGGGCTTCTTCTGATGTTAATATCAAAATATGGTCTAAGGCACTCTAAGGCGCTCGCCTTAAGATTTCTCCTCGATTAGCTTTATCAAAGTGTCCAAGTCATCCCTACCCACACCTCACGCCCTAGGCACATTTTTACAAGATTGCGGACCTGCTATGGAGCTTGTAATAATGAttagttttgaaaatttaatgGAATCAGTTTCGTTCCAATACTTCTGAAAGCTGTTCCCGTTTGTGCTTTCTTcagttatattaataatttagtaTCTATAGCTAATGTGACTAAAGTCTTTTTGAATATCTATAGCTGTTCCCGTTTGAAGTTTAAACGTATTTATGGAATGGGTTGGCCTTGTGTATTGGAGTTGGCTAGTTTctgatcagttttttttttattttttttctatttttatcaaaCCTTGgtaattgtttaaaaataacgTCATATATTATGTAATTTACCTCTGCTTCACTAAGTTACcttaaattaattttctgaTGTGATCTATATGATGTGCAGAACAATCATATTACACTGGTGTTGTCAGCATCCAACACAACATTACATCAAGTATTTCAAGAGTGGGTTTGCAGGTGAAAGTCCAAttcctttttttaatgtttGCATTATGGAAAACCATGTTTCAAGACTGGCATATTGGTTCACCGATAATGTTCAAGAGATCTCCATATGACCCCATAAATGAAAGGATTTAGAGCTCTGTTTTTGTACTCTATTCTTGAAATTCAAGTTTTCATACTGTTTCCATATTAAATTCAGTGACAAACTTTCATGTAAGTAGTGTTGGCACTTGGCAGTTATCAAAAGCATTGAATATTGATGAAGTGGTAAGTAGGTGCTTTCTTAgctgaaatttttatttaaatttcctCCATTTCAGGTCTGGAAGGCAGAATTGATATTAGCAGATTATGTATTGCACAAGATGTCGCTATCAACTGCATTCAACAATGTTGTAGCGGTTGAACTTGGTGCTGGCACAGGTAATGTTCTCTttgatatttgaaatattttcttcACAATGGAATATGCGTTAGGAGTACGACGACAGTTAGTTTTAGGGATTCTTTAAAGCACACAAATTCATGTTGGACCCAATTGACGTATTTCAATAGTTTGTGTGTTATGTTTCTCATTGATAAATGGCATTCTGGAATTGTTTTGGTTTAAAGAGGATATGAACTTAGTTCGAAATATCTGTCAGAGAAGCAATATGTCAAAGTTCATGGATGATGGAGCCATAAGATAATTGTTTCTTCTAAGCTCTAAtgcttattaaaaaaataaaggaaacaaTGAGTAATTTTGAAGCACTTTTGCTCAGTCTACTTAGAGGATTAATATTCAATTCAAGTTTCATTAATCGAAAAACTTATAGGTCTTTGCCTCTTACATCATACTTATCAGTGGCTAACTTAGTCCTAATCAGCCATTGTATTAGATAAAGGATTGAGAATAAGTTGCGgcaacaaaactttatataagtGAGAAAGGTATGTGTGCTGCATGACAGGGAATAATCATGGCTATGAATTATATCCATAGTAAGTTTTGCCTACTGCAAAAATAAAGTTCATGACCTAATGCTTAGAGGCGGCATACTAGATTAAAATAACTATATATCTCATGGTTCTTATGTCTTGCCCATTTGTTGGACGTTTCTCGAACTCACTACTCAATGTGGTCACCTTCAAATGGTGAATTGGGACATGACTCAGCTTTCCGAAGCTGACCCATCCATGGGCAGTTTGCATTTTTTTTCATGCTCTCATGCCCTCATGTTCATCAGTTCATCTCAATTCCATCcaatgtcttttttttttaattccttgTTGCACCCGTGAATCTACATATACAATCATGATGAAAGTTTCATGAACGACTTAGGATGACTATGTTCAGAGGTAAGAACTATTCAAAAAACTGTGCCAGAATCGAAATCATcaacaaagaaattgtttgagactttgagcTTGTACAAAGAGATGATTCTTATGCATCTTTAGTTGTGAGATAATGTTAATTAGGATATCCATTTTGAAACATTGTACCAATAAGGAAAGTAAGAAAAAATTGTGAAATAGATAGAGTAGTAGACTGGAAGTACATtgccaaaatgaaaattatctaatgcatattttaccgatttggCAATTCATTTAGTAAGCTTATAATGAAGTTATCTTTGGGGAAAATCACCAAGACATTGTAGCACTTTTGACACTCAATTTGGTATAtctatttatttctttaagCTGATTCAAATTTCTATGTAACCTAAAGCATCCTCATTCATTGATTTACAGGATCCTGATTGTGTCTTTGTCAGGGTTGGTTGGTATCTTAATTGCGCGTGTTGCCAAGGCTATTTTCATAACAGGTATACTGTCATTTCGGCTGCATTTCATGTCTTGAGATTTTGGACATAGTTTAATATATCCATCAGGTACCCTTGacttttttaaaacaataaccACCTTGCATCCCTGGAATGTTATTTGGTGGTGTGATATTATTGAATCTATCAATCCAATATTGATGAGAGCATTGGTTGATGAGAAACCGAATGGAGTGCATTAGTTTATGGGAAAGAGAGTGTTTTGAGTTTGGTGGTAAGAGATAGGATTTAAGGTTTTTCTGTTAAAAGAGATTGATATTCATTAATGGGTAACTGTTTTCAAACCTCATGGTAAGGCTGGTGCATGTTTTAAATGATAAGGTTATTTGGTATGTGTGGATACCTGATGAAAGTTACCTAAACATTATATTGAGTTTTTCTTGTGCCAACTAATGTACCTCTACATGAATTCATTCTCAGATCATGGTGTTGAAATTCTAGACAACTGCGCTAGGAATGTTTACTTTAATTCTGGCCTATTCGGAAGTGAGTGTTCAGTTAAAGTGCGAGAGCTTGACTGGCAGAAACCATGGCCACCCATGGATTTCAATTCTACAGGAAGGTAAAAAACCGTTTTGTCCATCCTCCTTGGTCTTTTTACTTTTCAGTATATGTTCATTTTCATTTGTCTTCAAATGGTCAGTTGGATTCTTATTTATATGCACTTCTTAATATTAAAGCAGATGACGTTTGCTACCAAAAGTCAATCGGAAAAAACGTCTTTGTATGTTTCATCATTAATAAGGATAAGGTTGCTTACAACCAATCTTTTCAAACCccaccctaggtgggagccacttagtGGCATTGGAGTAGTGAAATGATCGATTGAATTCTTCTCTACCTTTTTTCACTTAGTTTTTATTAAGAGGATTGCAAGTGTATTCACCCTTGTATAATTTGTACACTTTGCCTCTCAGATATTCCTGGACATCTACTGAGGTGGAAGAGGTCAACGGAGCATCTGTGCTGCTTGCTGCTGATGTGATCTATAGTGACGAATTAACTGATGCTCTTTTTAGTGTTTTACAGAAAATGATGTGCCAGCATTCTGAAAAGGTACATTTACTTGCAATGTTAATATCTAAAACCTAGGGATTAGCTACTTGTTTATGGCTGCGATAATATATCATTCAAGCAACATTTCTGGTGGAAAGAGATATGTATGCTATGAACAAAATAAGCTCAATAGACTGCCTTCTAAAGACTTTTTGTGGATACCCCCACGGGATGAGCAATAATTTTCTTCACCATGTTGATAATTTGAAAACGCTATACACTCGGTCATTTTATGTGCTTAATCTCTTGATTAGAGATGTAATGTGGATAAAATTATACGGGTTTCGCACTGCATCCGCCCGGTTGGCATAGTGGGTGGGGATGGTTTGAATGCATATCTGGGCAGGCGTGAGAATGAAAATTTTACCTACTATGGGTGGTGGGTATGGGTATGGAGAGGCCATACCGTATCCACCCACCCATTTTACCATCCCTTGTTTCTTAATCTGATGAAGTTTTACACCATCATGGGTTTATTGTCAAATGTCGACTTTACACAGCATGGAAAGTTCATTTCTGGCATTAGCCAATGTTACCCAACTCATATCAGGATTCCTACAGAATGATGGTTATTGTCATTTTCTTGTTGATTCAGTATGCCCAACTGGAAATTCCAACAAATATTTTCTTACCAACTATAGCCTCATTAATAGAAATTCTTTTACAATAACATGAATGGATAAAATTCTTTTACTTGTTCTCTTAGGTGCTATATCTTGCTTTGGAGAAGCGATACAATTTCAGCTTGGATGATCTTGATGTTGTTGCGAATGGGTACTCACATTTCCTTAGTTACATGACGGATTCAAAAGGTACACGATTTATATCACCCAACAGTAAACTTAAAATTCATGCACTGatagtttctcgcataaacttgTGCTTCGGATTGGTGATGGAAAACACGAAAATCCCTTAAGGGCTTATCTTTTACAGGTTTCACTGGCAAGTGTATCAATCTTTCCGAAATTCCTCAATATGTGAGAGAATACCAGAGAGGAAATGATGTGGAGCTTTGGGAGATGAAGTATGTTGCACCAAAATGTTGAAGATCTGAGATATCTGCTGGAAAAGAAGAGCGGAGATAAATAttagttttcattattcttattttattttattttcttatttatgatttaggcttaaattttcagaaaaaatgcttaaaaaaatgTCCAAAAAAAGAGTGTGCAATATCACCGTACACCTAATCCCCAGATCAAGATTTGgtgagttattttttttatttcatttgaaaaatattttaaaaaaatttgtgtcCCTGTATTGTATCCAATACGAGGGCATGTCCCTATAtcctaaaattctaaaaacaatATATCGGATACTAGAATCCACATTTATATTCGATACATGTATTTGAGTCTAGGTAACATAACTCGGATGCATTTTAGAAAGAGGCAGATTCTAGCTAGGCATGTATGTATTCTCTATTTTCCTTTATATAATGTTTATTATACAATACTTTtctgtcttatttattttgcaatatttcaaattaaagaaactcattaaa
Protein-coding sequences here:
- the LOC130806272 gene encoding uncharacterized protein LOC130806272 isoform X1, which produces MEKRNSVDIAMEDSKVMSEVHLGCPPNFSGPYVSRFTFHLPLPEDEHLQKRCGDDPENESCSFQKIVKVDEDGDLIVARRTKQSYYTGVVSIQHNITSSISRVGLQVWKAELILADYVLHKMSLSTAFNNVVAVELGAGTGLVGILIARVAKAIFITDHGVEILDNCARNVYFNSGLFGSECSVKVRELDWQKPWPPMDFNSTGRYSWTSTEVEEVNGASVLLAADVIYSDELTDALFSVLQKMMCQHSEKVLYLALEKRYNFSLDDLDVVANGYSHFLSYMTDSKGFTGKCINLSEIPQYVREYQRGNDVELWEMKYVAPKC
- the LOC130806272 gene encoding uncharacterized protein LOC130806272 isoform X2, which produces MEKRNSVDIAMEDSKVMSEVHLGCPPNFSGPYVSRFTFHLPLPEDEHLQKRCGDDPENESCSFQKIVKVDEDGDLIVARRTKQSYYTGVVSIQHNITSSISRVGLQVWKAELILADYVLHKMSLSTAFNNVVAVELGAGTGLVGILIARVAKAIFITDHGVEILDNCARNVYFNSGLFGSECSVKVRELDWQKPWPPMDFNSTGRYSWTSTEVEEVNGASVLLAADVIYSDELTDALFSVLQKMMCQHSEKVLYLALEKRYNFSLDDLDVVANGYSHFLSYMTDSKGLIFYRFHWQVYQSFRNSSICERIPERK